The Siniperca chuatsi isolate FFG_IHB_CAS linkage group LG9, ASM2008510v1, whole genome shotgun sequence genome includes a region encoding these proteins:
- the LOC122880990 gene encoding low-density lipoprotein receptor class A domain-containing protein 4-like isoform X1 has translation MWFVLVGLLPLSLTPPVPRGCCAGAEAGLAELEFVQIVIIIVVMTVMVVVIICLLNHYKLSTWSFITRQSQARRHDHALQQDGCLWPSDGGSRQGASEVLYAPQARDRFTAPSFMQRDRFSRFQPTYPYLQHQIDLPPTISLSDGEEPPPYQGPCTLQLRDPEQQMELNRESVRAPPNRTIYDSDLIDMGGGGGMGGVGGGGGGMGGGGPRPPSSNSGISVANSSSHGRMEGPPPAYSEVMGHYPGSAFFLHQHSNNQRVGGPGSRTIQQQSQSESTIVPAKAKDGQPEDLV, from the exons ATGTGGTTTGTGCTAGTTGGCCTTCTTCCTCTCAGTCTCACCCCACCCGTCCCCcgtggctgctgtgctggagCAGAGGCAGGTTTAG CTGAACTGGAGTTTGTTCAGatcgtcatcatcatcgtggtgatgacagtgatggtggtggtgatcaTCTGCCTGCTCAACCACTACAAGCTCTCCACCTGGTCCTTCATAACAAGGCAGAGCCAGGCCCGCAGGCACGACCATGCCCTGCAGCAG GATGGGTGTCTGTGGCCTTCAGACGGCGGCTCTCGACAAGGTGCCTCGGAG gTACTATACGCTCCCCAGGCCAGGGATCGCTTCACCGCTCCCTCCTTCATGCAGCGCGACCGCTTCAGCCGCTTCCAGCCCACCTACCCCTACCTGCAGCACCAGATTGACCTGCCGCCCACCATCTCGCTGTCGGACGGTGAGGAGCCCCCACCGTACCAGGGGCCCTGCACCCTGCAGCTCCGCGACCCTGAGCAGCAGATGGAGCTCAACCGCGAGTCGGTGAGGGCGCCGCCCAACCGGACCATCTACGACAGTGACTTGATCGACATGGGAGGAGGCGGGGGCATGGGAGGggtgggtggaggagggggaggaatgGGAGGAGGCGGTCCAAGACCGCCCAGCAGTAACTCGGGCATCAGTGTGGCTAACTCCAGCAGCCACGGGCGCATGGAGGGCCCCCCGCCAGCGTACAGCGAGGTGATGGGCCACTACCCCGGCTCAGCATTCTTTCTACACCAGCACAGCAATAACCAGAGGGTGGGGGGGCCGGGGAGCAGGACGATCCAGCAGCAGAGCCAATCAGAAAGCACAATAGTACCTGCCAAGGCCAAGGACGGCCAACCGGAGGACCTGGTGTGA